The following are from one region of the Deltaproteobacteria bacterium genome:
- a CDS encoding integration host factor subunit alpha produces MTKADLVEAIHEQVGLSKKESADIVELVFDTMKDTLEKAEKIKISGFGNFEVRDKRSRVGRNPQTGEVIEISARRVLTFKPSQVLKNALNTADAAQAPQAS; encoded by the coding sequence ATGACAAAAGCGGATTTGGTTGAAGCCATTCACGAACAAGTAGGACTTTCGAAAAAGGAGTCTGCCGACATCGTCGAGTTGGTTTTTGATACAATGAAGGACACGCTTGAAAAAGCGGAGAAGATTAAGATTAGTGGTTTCGGAAACTTCGAAGTTCGCGACAAGCGTTCTCGTGTAGGCCGTAACCCACAGACTGGGGAAGTTATTGAAATTTCCGCGCGTCGGGTTTTGACCTTTAAGCCTTCTCAGGTTCTCAAGAATGCACTGAATACTGCTGATGCTGCACAAGCACCGCAGGCTTCGTAA
- a CDS encoding MerR family transcriptional regulator, whose protein sequence is MPGRTSSGAGNLGPDTSIPDKLFFKIGEVSLLVGVQPHVLRYWEKEVSSIRPGKTASNQRRYRRKDVEVFREIRRLLYEEKFTLAGARKRLMSPQQKGVEESVKAEVVQRPPAVSTPAPAPLAVRQAPPTASQLRLDFVDDRARVHIENAKAGLRELIAMCGE, encoded by the coding sequence ATGCCAGGACGAACGTCTTCAGGCGCGGGCAATCTGGGACCGGATACGTCTATCCCGGATAAGCTCTTCTTCAAGATCGGTGAGGTATCACTGCTTGTAGGAGTGCAGCCTCATGTTCTGCGTTATTGGGAAAAAGAAGTCTCGTCTATTCGTCCCGGAAAAACTGCATCCAATCAGCGCCGTTATAGGCGGAAGGATGTAGAGGTTTTTCGTGAGATTCGACGGCTTTTATACGAAGAGAAGTTCACCCTGGCTGGTGCACGGAAGCGTTTGATGTCGCCTCAGCAAAAGGGTGTCGAAGAGAGTGTTAAGGCGGAGGTCGTTCAGCGACCCCCCGCGGTATCAACTCCTGCACCTGCACCCTTAGCGGTTCGACAAGCTCCGCCGACAGCTTCTCAGTTGCGTTTGGACTTCGTTGATGACCGAGCCAGGGTGCATATCGAGAATGCAAAGGCTGGCCTTCGTGAACTCATAGCAATGTGCGGTGAATAA